The proteins below are encoded in one region of Candidatus Binatia bacterium:
- a CDS encoding PKD domain-containing protein: RVIIRAARVGSYRVVVGAADASGEITDTFLVTIEDHAIHHAPRFESISNLTVDQGARASETLVATDADGDDLRIELVRGPRYVGLGSPRYTPGRAERDIGATPGGMDVSGTALVRCTDGLIETQDSLQVVVNDVNFAPRFEWRPSSESCAAQGENGWVDLPFFDADGDSMALSTEGLPPWARAECFTFPRIPLGYVSLYLQPQRADSLGRYPVRVRILDPAGRSAEASVTIVLEPPGSCGGNEPPVCPICASSPLPPTAVVGGPYKGVAGVPISFDGRQSHSDGAIQYRWDFGDGAKASGPNPTHVYSSGGDFRVLLSVWNPGGVSSDSALVRVAAGYPVRAFLSPAGRPLVSVAGNERFPVFVESPESTYTAQEIDPASIVVGRSETFPGAGVVNGRDARLGDSDKNGVPDLEVALSGDALRSLVASASGRSELDLNVEGRLTGGGHLVGSLRLTALGTPAKSGRAVVGPNPMNPAGTFYFDVPRSGPVSVRIYEVGGRLVRTLVDATVPAGPMTVSFNGRDGKGRELATGIYFYRIETTGGRQVGRISLLK; this comes from the coding sequence CGGGTGATCATCCGGGCGGCGCGTGTGGGCTCGTATCGGGTCGTGGTCGGAGCCGCGGACGCTTCCGGCGAGATCACGGATACGTTCCTGGTGACCATTGAGGATCACGCGATCCACCATGCTCCCCGGTTCGAATCCATCTCGAACCTCACCGTGGATCAGGGCGCGAGGGCGAGCGAAACGCTCGTAGCGACGGACGCCGACGGCGACGATCTTCGAATCGAGCTCGTTCGCGGCCCGCGCTATGTCGGGCTCGGTTCGCCGCGGTACACGCCGGGGAGGGCGGAGCGCGACATCGGCGCAACCCCGGGAGGCATGGACGTGAGCGGCACGGCGCTCGTCCGGTGCACCGATGGGCTTATCGAAACCCAGGACTCGCTGCAGGTGGTCGTCAACGACGTCAACTTCGCTCCGAGGTTCGAGTGGCGTCCCAGCTCGGAATCGTGCGCGGCGCAGGGCGAGAACGGCTGGGTCGACCTTCCGTTCTTCGATGCCGACGGGGACTCCATGGCCCTGAGTACGGAGGGCCTTCCGCCGTGGGCTCGCGCGGAATGCTTCACGTTTCCCCGCATTCCGTTGGGCTACGTGTCCCTGTATCTGCAGCCGCAGCGTGCGGACAGCCTGGGCCGATATCCGGTACGGGTGCGGATCCTCGACCCGGCCGGTCGGTCTGCCGAAGCCTCCGTAACGATCGTGCTGGAGCCGCCTGGAAGTTGCGGCGGAAATGAGCCTCCGGTCTGTCCGATCTGCGCATCGTCCCCGTTGCCACCGACCGCGGTGGTGGGGGGCCCCTACAAGGGCGTGGCCGGAGTCCCGATTTCGTTCGACGGCAGGCAGTCGCATTCGGACGGCGCGATCCAATACCGCTGGGATTTCGGAGACGGTGCGAAGGCATCAGGTCCCAACCCCACCCATGTGTACTCGAGCGGCGGGGACTTCCGTGTCCTGTTGAGTGTTTGGAATCCGGGAGGCGTGAGCAGCGATTCGGCTCTGGTTCGGGTGGCCGCCGGGTACCCGGTGCGTGCCTTCCTGAGCCCGGCGGGCCGGCCGCTCGTGTCCGTTGCCGGCAACGAGCGATTCCCCGTCTTCGTCGAATCCCCCGAGAGCACGTATACCGCGCAGGAGATCGATCCGGCCTCCATCGTCGTCGGACGATCCGAGACGTTCCCGGGAGCAGGTGTCGTGAACGGGCGCGACGCCCGTCTGGGTGATTCGGACAAGAACGGCGTGCCGGATCTCGAAGTCGCCTTGTCGGGCGATGCGCTGCGCTCCTTGGTCGCATCCGCAAGCGGGAGGAGCGAACTGGACCTGAACGTCGAGGGACGGCTCACGGGCGGGGGTCACCTGGTTGGCAGCCTGCGGCTGACCGCTCTGGGGACGCCGGCGAAGTCCGGTCGCGCGGTCGTCGGGCCCAACCCGATGAATCCCGCGGGCACGTTCTACTTCGACGTGCCCCGGAGCGGGCCTGTGAGCGTTCGAATCTACGAGGTGGGCGGGCGGCTCGTGCGCACCCTGGTGGATGCCACCGTGCCGGCCGGTCCGATGACGGTTTCGTTCAACGGCCGCGACGGGAAGGGACGGGAGCTGGCGACCGGGATCTACTTCTATCGTATCGAAACAACGGGAGGGCGCCAGGTAGGACGGATTTCACTTCTCAAGTGA
- a CDS encoding glycosyltransferase, producing MDRLRIAVALPHLGVYGGVRRFLELGRVWSERGHEVALATPPGAREAAPWLPFPGRVTSLEALPAERWDVLLSPDPRLFQEVRLPGALRVFYAVLEWAPGAIHAWRGADLVLANSEGMARHLRRRRVRAVHAPGGVNFATFHPPAEDPRPRGPVDEPVRALVYGRLSRRRKGTLAAAQAVDRAARRTGVRVSLTLFDAPPSGAAPPSEPLPISVPHRWVLHPSQETLVALYGEADLFVSAERRAGWCNTAAEAMACGAAVVCTRSGTLDFARHGDTALVSRFPWSWTLARHAEALLRDPERRGAIAARGRARIAEFPWERTAAIIETAILDRLGTGRGHRDGAPEEGR from the coding sequence ATGGACCGTCTGCGGATCGCCGTGGCGCTCCCGCATCTCGGGGTCTACGGCGGCGTCCGCCGTTTCCTCGAGCTGGGCCGGGTCTGGTCGGAGCGGGGGCACGAGGTCGCCCTGGCCACGCCCCCCGGCGCGCGGGAGGCCGCCCCGTGGCTTCCGTTTCCGGGCCGCGTCACCTCGCTGGAGGCGCTGCCGGCCGAGCGCTGGGACGTCCTCCTCTCGCCCGACCCGCGGCTCTTTCAGGAAGTCCGGCTACCGGGCGCCTTGCGCGTCTTCTACGCGGTGCTCGAATGGGCGCCCGGCGCGATCCACGCGTGGCGTGGCGCCGACCTCGTGCTCGCCAATTCCGAGGGGATGGCGCGCCACCTCCGCCGCAGGCGCGTCCGCGCCGTGCACGCGCCGGGGGGCGTGAACTTCGCGACGTTCCATCCTCCCGCGGAGGATCCGCGACCGAGGGGTCCCGTGGACGAGCCGGTGCGGGCGCTGGTCTACGGGAGGCTCTCGCGGCGGCGCAAGGGGACGCTGGCCGCGGCGCAGGCCGTGGACCGCGCGGCGCGGCGGACCGGCGTGCGCGTGTCGCTCACGCTCTTCGACGCGCCCCCCTCGGGAGCCGCCCCGCCGAGCGAGCCGCTGCCGATTTCGGTGCCGCACCGCTGGGTCCTCCACCCCTCCCAGGAGACGCTGGTCGCGCTGTACGGCGAGGCCGATCTCTTCGTGAGCGCGGAGCGCCGCGCGGGGTGGTGCAACACGGCGGCGGAAGCGATGGCCTGCGGCGCGGCGGTGGTCTGCACGCGGAGCGGCACGCTCGACTTCGCGCGACACGGCGACACGGCTCTCGTCTCGCGATTTCCGTGGAGCTGGACGCTGGCGCGTCACGCCGAGGCCCTGCTGCGCGATCCGGAGCGGCGCGGGGCGATCGCCGCGCGCGGGCGGGCGCGCATCGCGGAGTTTCCCTGGGAGCGCACCGCGGCGATCATCGAGACGGCGATTCTGGACCGCCTGGGCACCGGCCGCGGACATCGTGACGGAGCCCCGGAGGAGGGACGATGA
- the cutA gene encoding divalent-cation tolerance protein CutA produces MSVGRRLAMGSGMAVVILSAYPRRLAAERAARALVREGLLACATVTPGARAFYRWKGKDRAASTTLLWGKTTRAKASAAVRAIHESHPDEVPEILILPVVGGHEPYLAWVESEVKGP; encoded by the coding sequence ATGAGCGTCGGACGACGGCTGGCGATGGGATCGGGGATGGCGGTCGTGATCCTCTCGGCCTATCCGAGGCGTCTCGCGGCGGAGCGCGCCGCCCGCGCCCTCGTGCGCGAAGGCCTCCTTGCCTGTGCCACGGTGACGCCCGGGGCGCGCGCCTTCTATCGCTGGAAGGGGAAGGACCGAGCCGCATCGACCACGCTCCTCTGGGGAAAGACGACCCGCGCCAAGGCAAGTGCCGCGGTGCGCGCCATCCACGAGAGTCATCCCGACGAGGTGCCGGAGATCCTGATCCTTCCGGTCGTGGGCGGACACGAACCCTACCTCGCCTGGGTTGAGAGCGAGGTGAAGGGGCCATGA
- a CDS encoding amidohydrolase codes for MTPARRPPPARPVRRGRDEAGELLFHNGRLVDARRAARLPAPGHARPLPRGGGEAVWVRGGRIEAVGTYGALRRRAGRSARGIDLRGGTLTPGFTDAHIHLITWRRALDEPWLEAQTPEAVERAVAARLAEAGAQEWILVRGWVPREWPAERRRRAMLDRLAPGRPLVLQAVDGHSVWANGEALTRAGIDGSTPDPSGGRIERDASGGLTGILVEAADRPVRSAVVHGEDPAVTLGRALARARALGITSAHDFDRSATWRAAQDLERKGSLGFRLLLSIPLIALDQALALGLRSGFGTERLRIGPVKMFADGTLGSATALLEAPYEGSTDAGIEVTDAGALAEGCRRAAEGGLSVAIHAIGDRAVRHALDAIETPLNAGLSYPLPPRIEHVQLLRFEDLSRFRSSGTLASVQPIHQVTDRTVARAKWGERTGRSYAYRALLGAGAPLLFGSDAPFDRAGPLLAIQAALSRREAGEADAMSYHPEQRLRLTQALRAHLESSHLAAGWATPLGRIEAGYGADLVRFDQDLWSVPTDSWHQARVTGVWVGGRPEPIEKM; via the coding sequence ATGACCCCCGCGCGCAGGCCGCCTCCCGCCCGCCCGGTTCGACGCGGGCGCGACGAGGCCGGAGAGCTTCTCTTCCACAACGGACGCCTCGTCGACGCGCGACGTGCCGCCCGGCTTCCCGCGCCCGGACACGCGCGTCCGCTCCCGCGCGGCGGCGGAGAAGCCGTCTGGGTGCGGGGCGGCAGGATCGAGGCGGTCGGAACCTACGGCGCGCTCCGACGGCGCGCGGGCCGCTCGGCGCGCGGCATCGATCTCCGGGGCGGCACGCTCACTCCCGGCTTCACCGACGCCCACATCCATCTCATCACCTGGCGGCGCGCGCTGGACGAGCCGTGGCTGGAGGCGCAGACGCCCGAGGCGGTCGAGCGGGCGGTGGCGGCGCGCCTCGCCGAGGCCGGGGCACAGGAATGGATCCTGGTGCGCGGCTGGGTGCCTCGGGAGTGGCCCGCGGAGCGCCGGCGGCGCGCGATGCTCGACCGGCTCGCGCCCGGCCGCCCGCTCGTGCTCCAGGCGGTGGACGGGCACTCGGTCTGGGCGAATGGGGAGGCGCTGACCCGCGCCGGGATCGACGGAAGCACGCCCGATCCCTCCGGCGGGCGGATCGAGCGGGACGCCTCGGGAGGTCTCACCGGCATCCTCGTCGAGGCCGCCGACCGCCCGGTGCGCTCGGCGGTCGTGCATGGAGAGGACCCGGCCGTGACGCTGGGGCGGGCCCTGGCGCGCGCCCGCGCGCTCGGCATCACCAGCGCGCACGACTTCGACCGCTCGGCCACCTGGCGCGCGGCCCAGGATCTGGAGCGCAAGGGTTCGCTCGGGTTCCGGCTCCTGCTTTCGATCCCGCTCATCGCGCTCGACCAGGCGCTCGCGCTGGGTCTCCGGAGCGGCTTCGGGACCGAGCGCCTCCGGATCGGTCCCGTGAAGATGTTCGCCGACGGAACGCTGGGGTCGGCGACGGCGCTCCTCGAGGCGCCCTACGAGGGGTCGACCGATGCGGGGATCGAGGTCACCGATGCCGGCGCGCTGGCCGAGGGCTGCCGGCGGGCCGCCGAGGGCGGCCTCTCCGTCGCCATTCACGCGATCGGAGACCGGGCGGTCCGGCACGCGCTGGACGCCATCGAGACTCCCCTGAACGCCGGCCTCAGCTACCCGCTGCCGCCCCGGATCGAGCACGTCCAGCTCTTGCGATTCGAAGATCTTTCGAGATTTCGTTCCAGCGGTACTCTAGCTTCGGTCCAGCCCATCCACCAGGTGACCGACCGCACCGTCGCACGCGCCAAGTGGGGTGAGCGGACCGGACGTTCGTATGCCTACCGAGCGCTTCTCGGCGCCGGCGCCCCGCTCCTCTTCGGCTCGGACGCGCCGTTCGACCGCGCGGGGCCGCTGCTCGCGATCCAGGCCGCGCTCTCGCGGCGCGAGGCGGGGGAGGCGGACGCGATGTCGTATCATCCGGAGCAGCGGCTCCGGCTGACCCAGGCGCTCCGCGCGCACCTCGAGTCGTCGCACCTGGCCGCGGGGTGGGCGACGCCGCTCGGGAGGATCGAGGCCGGCTACGGAGCCGACCTGGTCCGTTTCGACCAGGATTTATGGTCCGTTCCGACCGATTCCTGGCACCAGGCGAGGGTCACCGGTGTTTGGGTGGGCGGAAGGCCGGAACCTATCGAAAAAATGTAG
- a CDS encoding M20/M25/M40 family metallo-hydrolase, with product MSANGARGAAPAFREDFLESLSNAAGVSGDEHRVREIVAAAVRDRVDTLEVDAMGSLVARIGVEGAGVRNGNARTNGSARKGRLPHVMLCAHMDEVGFMITAIEKEGRLRFRRAGGIDPRVLVGQVFRVGGAGVRGVTGILPPHLVSHTEEDKVIAADDLYIDIGASSREDAMRHVAIGDTAVFDTTYEAWGSVRKGKAFDDRAGCAVLASLVQERPPVPVTAVWSVQEEVGLRGATAAARRVAPDLAIVLEGTASGETPGAGPEESAPRMGGGPTLTVHDRSLMADARLVDLLRRTAAERRIPTQWKRPGIGGTDAGRIALSGAGVPSAVVSVPCRYIHAPAAYLDVRDARRTVELVWHALRAIGKEWSES from the coding sequence GTGAGCGCGAACGGCGCTCGCGGCGCGGCCCCGGCCTTCCGCGAGGACTTCCTGGAATCGCTCTCCAACGCGGCCGGCGTGAGCGGCGACGAGCATCGCGTGCGCGAGATCGTCGCGGCCGCCGTGCGCGACCGGGTGGACACGCTCGAGGTGGACGCGATGGGCAGCCTCGTCGCGCGCATCGGGGTCGAGGGCGCCGGCGTCCGGAACGGAAACGCGCGGACGAACGGCTCGGCCCGGAAGGGACGTCTTCCCCACGTGATGCTCTGCGCCCACATGGACGAAGTGGGCTTCATGATCACCGCCATCGAGAAGGAAGGCCGCCTCCGCTTCCGGCGCGCGGGCGGCATCGACCCGCGCGTCCTCGTGGGACAGGTGTTCCGGGTGGGCGGCGCCGGCGTTCGCGGCGTGACCGGAATCCTGCCCCCCCATCTGGTGTCGCATACCGAGGAGGACAAGGTCATCGCGGCCGACGACCTCTACATCGACATCGGCGCCTCGTCGCGCGAGGACGCGATGCGGCACGTCGCGATCGGCGACACCGCCGTGTTCGACACCACCTACGAGGCCTGGGGGTCGGTTCGCAAGGGGAAGGCCTTCGACGACCGCGCGGGGTGCGCGGTGCTCGCGAGCCTGGTCCAGGAGCGGCCCCCGGTCCCGGTGACCGCGGTCTGGTCGGTCCAGGAGGAGGTCGGCCTGCGCGGCGCCACGGCCGCGGCGCGCCGGGTCGCGCCCGACTTGGCGATCGTGCTCGAAGGCACCGCGTCCGGCGAGACGCCCGGCGCCGGCCCCGAGGAGAGCGCCCCGCGCATGGGGGGTGGACCCACGCTGACCGTGCACGACCGGAGCCTCATGGCCGACGCGCGGCTGGTCGACCTGCTTCGCCGCACGGCGGCGGAGCGGCGCATCCCGACCCAGTGGAAGCGGCCCGGCATCGGCGGCACCGACGCGGGAAGGATCGCGCTCTCCGGGGCCGGCGTTCCCTCGGCGGTCGTCTCGGTTCCCTGCCGTTACATCCATGCGCCCGCCGCATACCTCGACGTGCGCGACGCCCGGCGCACGGTGGAGCTCGTCTGGCACGCCCTGCGCGCGATCGGAAAGGAGTGGTCGGAATCATGA
- a CDS encoding pyridoxal phosphate-dependent aminotransferase, with protein sequence MKISTRGRDAQASPIRRLAPYAEEATRQGVKVYQLNIGQPDLPTPEIVMERIRNYPGKYVPYAPSPGIPEFREGMSRYYKSVGLDVSPAEVLTTVGGSEALQFAFWALFEPGEECIVFEPFYTNYATMALVAGVGVKPIPCDGRTGYHLPPVEAIERAIGPKTRGILICAPSNPTGTAYTAAEIDAIVDLAMKHDLWIITDEAYREFIYDGARHESPMTRAKAAERVVLVDSISKRLNMCGARVGTLVSKNAGVRDACLKFAQARLSPPSIGQYAAAVIDQVPKSYTDGVVAEFKKRRDLVMEGLSHIPGAFARKPEGAFYLMAELPVPDAEEFVIWLLQNYRKDKATVMVAPGDGFYATPGRGKNEIRFAYVLEEGALRKAMEILKGALEAYPVKVAR encoded by the coding sequence ATGAAGATTTCGACACGGGGCCGCGACGCGCAGGCTTCCCCCATCCGGCGGCTCGCGCCGTACGCGGAGGAGGCCACGCGCCAGGGCGTGAAAGTCTACCAGCTGAACATCGGCCAGCCCGATCTCCCCACGCCGGAGATCGTGATGGAGCGGATCCGGAACTACCCCGGGAAGTACGTGCCGTACGCACCGTCGCCCGGCATTCCCGAATTCCGCGAAGGGATGTCGCGCTACTACAAGAGCGTCGGACTCGACGTCTCCCCGGCCGAGGTGCTTACCACCGTGGGCGGGAGTGAGGCGCTCCAGTTCGCGTTCTGGGCGCTCTTCGAGCCGGGTGAAGAGTGCATCGTCTTCGAGCCGTTCTACACGAACTACGCGACCATGGCGCTGGTCGCAGGCGTCGGCGTGAAGCCGATCCCCTGCGACGGCCGCACCGGCTACCACCTGCCGCCGGTCGAGGCGATCGAGCGGGCCATCGGGCCCAAGACCCGCGGCATCCTGATCTGCGCGCCGTCGAACCCGACCGGCACGGCCTACACCGCGGCCGAGATCGACGCCATCGTCGACCTCGCGATGAAGCACGACCTCTGGATCATCACCGACGAGGCCTATCGCGAGTTCATCTACGACGGCGCCCGGCACGAGTCGCCGATGACGCGCGCCAAGGCCGCGGAACGCGTGGTGCTGGTGGATTCGATCTCCAAGCGGCTCAACATGTGCGGGGCCCGCGTGGGGACGCTGGTCTCCAAGAATGCCGGCGTGCGCGACGCCTGCTTGAAGTTCGCGCAGGCGCGCCTGTCCCCGCCGAGCATCGGGCAGTACGCCGCCGCCGTGATCGACCAGGTGCCGAAGTCCTACACGGACGGCGTCGTGGCCGAGTTCAAGAAGCGCCGCGACCTGGTGATGGAGGGGCTGTCGCACATCCCCGGCGCGTTCGCGCGCAAGCCCGAGGGCGCCTTCTACCTGATGGCCGAGCTCCCCGTTCCGGACGCCGAGGAGTTCGTGATCTGGTTACTTCAGAATTACCGGAAGGACAAGGCGACCGTCATGGTCGCGCCCGGCGACGGCTTCTACGCCACGCCCGGCCGGGGCAAGAACGAGATCCGCTTCGCGTACGTGCTCGAGGAGGGCGCGCTGCGGAAGGCGATGGAAATCCTCAAGGGCGCGCTGGAGGCGTATCCCGTCAAGGTCGCCCGGTAG
- a CDS encoding M42 family peptidase, protein MPTAIDVRHGSTADWLRHITSLPGVPGHEHAAAPEIARVFGQFADRVTRDPIGNVYGWIDGTGETPRPRALLAAHMDRIGFLVKRIEKGGFLRVTSVGGFDPRTLPGKEVMVHSKPPMPALFGTKPPHLQARGESEKVVPLHELYLDTGRPEAEVRRRVPIGTMVTLRQPPVDLLNGRIASPGMDDRAGVVVVIRTLELLRDRRPEWDVVGVATIEEEFGTVFLGARTATERVDPRLGIAIDVSHGDMLGAREADTIPLGGGPGLTVGSNVHPRVFEGLRATARSLKIPYHVEAYPASSGTDAMDIQIAREGIPTAVLGIPCRYMHSGVETVEPRDVDACARLLAGYVAGLASDWSVTEVLK, encoded by the coding sequence ATGCCCACCGCGATCGATGTGCGCCACGGATCCACGGCCGACTGGCTCCGGCACATCACGTCGCTCCCCGGCGTTCCCGGACACGAGCACGCCGCCGCCCCGGAGATCGCGCGCGTCTTCGGCCAGTTCGCCGATCGCGTGACGCGCGATCCGATCGGGAACGTCTACGGGTGGATCGACGGCACGGGCGAAACGCCGCGGCCGCGCGCGCTTCTCGCCGCCCACATGGACCGGATCGGGTTCCTCGTGAAGCGGATCGAGAAGGGGGGTTTTCTCCGCGTCACCTCGGTCGGCGGCTTCGATCCGCGCACGCTGCCCGGCAAGGAGGTGATGGTGCACTCCAAGCCGCCGATGCCGGCGCTCTTCGGAACCAAGCCGCCCCATCTCCAGGCGCGCGGCGAGTCGGAGAAGGTGGTGCCGCTGCACGAGCTCTACCTGGATACGGGACGCCCCGAGGCCGAGGTGCGGCGGCGCGTCCCGATCGGCACCATGGTCACGCTGCGCCAGCCGCCCGTGGATCTCCTGAACGGGAGGATCGCTTCCCCCGGCATGGACGACCGCGCGGGCGTCGTCGTCGTGATCCGGACGCTCGAGCTGCTGCGCGACCGCCGCCCGGAATGGGACGTGGTCGGCGTGGCCACCATCGAAGAGGAGTTCGGCACCGTGTTCCTGGGCGCCCGCACCGCGACCGAGCGCGTGGACCCGAGGCTCGGCATCGCGATCGACGTGAGCCACGGCGACATGCTCGGCGCCCGCGAGGCGGACACGATCCCGCTCGGCGGCGGCCCCGGCCTCACCGTGGGCTCGAACGTGCATCCTCGCGTCTTCGAGGGGCTCCGCGCCACGGCGCGCTCGCTCAAGATCCCCTATCACGTCGAGGCCTATCCCGCCTCGTCGGGCACCGACGCCATGGACATCCAGATCGCGCGGGAGGGGATCCCCACCGCGGTGCTCGGCATTCCCTGCCGCTACATGCACAGCGGCGTCGAGACGGTGGAGCCTCGCGATGTGGACGCGTGCGCGCGTCTCCTCGCCGGCTACGTCGCCGGATTGGCGTCCGACTGGAGCGTGACCGAGGTGCTCAAGTGA